A portion of the Sabethes cyaneus chromosome 3, idSabCyanKW18_F2, whole genome shotgun sequence genome contains these proteins:
- the LOC128743540 gene encoding pyridine nucleotide-disulfide oxidoreductase domain-containing protein 1 — MSEISCTYLVVGGGIAGVSCAEALVFLANPKDNIVLITESSLVKAATNSVSLGKVLTRFDVEEVEASSLTGNIRVIEDTLVRVESEAHYVITARGNKINYRYACLCLGAHPKLIELAAGNPNVIGIRDTESVQEFQKRIKNATRLAVVGNGGIASELVYEITGVEVHWIIKDDYISSTFVDSGAARFFHERLTCKGEQKSVIKRMRYSEEKAETSGKRKPGAALGPDWHRTVDISGKLKDVPSSVMIHYHTEIEEIVSQSEGFPLQLRMSDGKILECDLLVSATGVTPVTNINCDKDFRLGPDNGLWVDWEMATSVQDVYAAGDVCSAGWEWASHWFQMRLWTQARQMGSMAARAMAAKRAGETIYQDFCFEMFNHVTQLFGYQVVLLGRYNGQGLNDQYEVLLRMTPGLEYIKFVLVDGKLQGAMLIGETGLEETCENLILNQLDLTPYGEDLLDPNIDIEDYFD, encoded by the coding sequence ATGTCGGAAATTAGCTGTACCTATCTGGTAGTTGGTGGAGGAATTGCTGGCGTTTCCTGTGCCGAAGCGCTGGTGTTTTTAGCGAATCCCAAAGATAATATAGTGTTAATAACGGAATCGTCTTTGGTGAAAGCGGCAACCAATTCGGTTTCACTTGGTAAAGTGCTCACTCGTTTTGATGTTGAGGAAGTGGAAGCATCGTCTCTAACGGGTAACATTCGCGTTATAGAAGATACACTGGTACGGGTTGAAAGCGAAGCTCATTACGTGATAACGGCTAGAGGTAACAAAATCAACTATCGCTACGCTTGTCTATGCCTGGGAGCTCATCCAAAGCTCATTGAACTTGCCGCTGGTAATCCAAATGTGATCGGAATTCGTGATACGGAGTCGGTGCAAGAGTTTCAGAAACGCATCAAAAATGCCACCCGTTTGGCCGTTGTGGGAAACGGAGGTATTGCTTCGGAATTGGTGTACGAAATAACCGGAGTCGAAGTGCATTGGATCATCAAAGATGACTATATAAGTTCGACTTTTGTCGATTCTGGTGCAGCACGATTTTTCCATGAGCGTTTAACATGTAAAGGTGAGCAGAAGTCTGTTATAAAACGGATGAGGTATTCGGAGGAAAAAGCTGAGACCAGCGGCAAGCGAAAACCGGGTGCTGCACTTGGTCCGGACTGGCACCGAACGGTTGATATATCCGGAAAGCTTAAGGATGTTCCATCGTCAGTAATGATACATTATCATACCGAAATCGAGGAAATCGTTTCACAAAGCGAAGGTTTTCCACTTCAACTTCGAATGTCTGATGGTAAAATTTTGGAATGTGATTTGTTGGTGTCCGCTACGGGGGTGACTCCAGTAACGAACataaattgtgacaaagatttTCGTCTTGGACCGGACAATGGCCTGTGGGTCGATTGGGAAATGGCTACTTCGGTGCAGGACGTTTACGCAGCCGGTGATGTTTGCTCCGCTGGATGGGAATGGGCATCCCATTGGTTCCAGATGCGCCTTTGGACTCAGGCTCGTCAAATGGGTTCCATGGCAGCTCGTGCCATGGCGGCGAAACGAGCTGGCGAAACAATCTATCAGGATTTTTGCTTTGAAATGTTCAACCACGTGACGCAGCTGTTCGGATACCAAGTGGTACTGCTCGGTCGGTACAACGGTCAGGGTTTGAACGATCAGTACGAAGTGTTGCTTCGGATGACGCCCGGATTGGAGTACATTAAGTTTGTGCTGGTGGATGGAAAACTGCAGGGAGCTATGCTGATCGGTGAAACCGGCCTCGAGGAGACGTgcgaaaatttaattttgaatcAGCTGGATTTGACGCCCTACGGAGAGGATTTGCTGGATCCGAATATAGACATTGAAGATTATTTCGATTAG
- the LOC128740901 gene encoding uncharacterized protein LOC128740901, which produces MSVDQKCFEESDTFSNWNHQLDSSGNSSDNLANLSYVFEVDSNDVSAISAADITPVNELQDDFLQELERSDRESKYSIIQTKLDLNERRGPKFQCQECQYSMHTRLSMITHMKMHLKPFCEVCFETFESQDAVICHINSFHPEVLIRERTPAPKDYYYMQTIAPPNTPNAISDDEMRTIEGLFNPIVVHPADTMSVQQLLGQHSNAEAINSDDEHGLIIGANRPSHSRVISRKRSVPILKRQIKKKSTTKCKLDTDAKPDNAMKKITSRFGRAISLKLPQY; this is translated from the exons ATGTCGGTTGATCAGAAATGCTTCGAAGAATCAGATACGTTCTCAAACTGGAACCATCAGTTGGATAGCTCTGGCAATAGTTCCGATAATCTTGCTAATCTAAGCTATGTGTTCGAAGTGGATTCAAACGACGTATCGGCAATCTCAGCGGCAGATATTACACCAGTAAACGAGCTACAGGATGATTTCTTACAGGAATTGGAACGCTCAGATAGAGAATCAAAATAT AGTATTATTCAAACTAAGCTGGATCTGAACGAGAGGCGTGGACCAAAATTTCAGTGTCAGGAATGTCAATATTCGATGCATACTCGTCTCAGTATGATCACGCATATGAAAATGCATTTGAAACCATTTTGCGAAGTTTGCTTTGAGACATTCGAGTCCCAAGACGCGGTG ATTTGTCACATTAACTCATTCCATCCGGAAGTGCTGATTCGCGAGCGAACCCCAGCGCCTAAGGATTACTACTACATGCAGACTATCGCTCCTCCTAATACTCCGAACGCTATCTCGGACGATGAGATGCGAACAATCGAGGGTCTATTTAATCCGATTGTAGTGCATCCTGCCGATACGATGTCCGTGCAGCAGCTTCTTGGCCAACATTCGAACGCTGAGGCCATCAACAGCGATGATGAGCACGGCTTGATAATTGGTGCTAATCGGCCGTCTCATTCGCGAGTAATTTCCCGCAAACGTTCTGTACCGATTTTGAAACGGCAGATCAAGAAAAAATCGACGACAAAATGCAAACTCGATACTGATGCCAAACCCGATAATGCAATGAAAAAAATTACTTCCAGATTTGGGCGTGCAATAAGTTTAAAACTGCCGCAATACTAG
- the LOC128743538 gene encoding protein O-glucosyltransferase 2-like, whose amino-acid sequence MKGCLTLLCILYHVGLLQSDPVLSVEKTRVWGPGIERADKLSINARYFFIEPRDSSGSIILEPLKYRILVKGQSRIGECRVRIEQIDRYDGSTVIRFKLMETCWNVEIAVLHGDHHLGASPYKFTDKLYIENCYCPQTALEEWLQQLQCPTSDPQINRDLIPFRAMNFSSLRPKIIEQYDKPGSISLCNYVVKENQIYRTCYGRYTGFKIYMDAILLSLARKAYLPDMELFVNLGDWPLVTKGGHRRTSGPLPVFSWCGSDDTFDIVMPTYDIVESSLEAMSRVSLDMLSVQRRGVPWENKTAKGFWRGRDSSRERLDLVGLSKKYPELVNASLTNFFFFRDEEEIYGPKVAHISFLEFFEHRYQINMDGTVAAYRMPYLLGGTSVVFKQDSKYYEHFYSKLRQGVEYVPFKRDLTDLLAKIKAAMEDDDEMLAIRDSAKTFVEQHLLPEQILCYSALLFTEYAKNIVSSIGVLPGMQLAEQPALSSNCECTSSRYSVKERDEL is encoded by the exons ATGAAAGGATGCTTGACGCTGCTCTGTATTCTGTACCATGTAGGACTCTTACAAAGTGACCCCGTTCTTTCCGTTGAGAAAACTCGAGTTTGGGGTCCTGGTATTGAGCGTGCGGACAAGCTTTCGATTAACGCTAGATACTTTTTCATCGAGCCAAGAGATTCCAGTGGCAGTAT AATACTAGAACCATTGAAATATCGCATATTGGTCAAAGGTCAGTCGAGAATCGGCGAATGCAGGGTTCGGATAGAACAGATTGACCGATACGATGGTTCGACCGTAATTCGTTTCAAGCTTATGGAAACGTGCTGGAATGTAGAGATCGCGGTCCTACATGGCGATCACCACTTGGGAGCATCTCCATATAAGTTTACCGATAAATTATATATTGAGAATTGTTATTGCCCACAAACAGCCCTCGAGGAATGGCTTCAGCAGCTCCAATGCCCCACCAGCGATCCGCAAATCAATCGCGATTTGATTCCATTTCGAGCGATGAATTTTTCTAGCTTGCGGCCTAAGATCATTGAGCAATATGATAAACCGGGAAGCATCTCATTGTGCAACTATGTGGTGAAGGAAAATCAAATTTATAGGACATGCTACGGCCGGTACACGGGTTTCAAGATCTACATGGATGCTATACTGCTTTCGCTGGCACGCAAAGCTTACTTACCAGATATGGAATTGTTCGTCAATTTAGGGGATTGGCCACTGGTTACCAAAGGTGGCCACCGACGAACAAGCGGACCTCTTCCAGTTTTCTCTTGGTGCGGCAGTGATGATACTTTTGACATTGTAATGCCAACCTATGACATCGTCGAATCATCCCTAGAAGCAATGAGTCGAGTTTCATTGGATATGCTATCGGTACAACGACGGGGAGTACCGTGGGAAAATAAAACTGCCAAAGGATTTTGGCGCGGACGTGACTCTTCCCGAGAAAGACTTGATTTGGTCGGTTTGTCGAAAAAGTATCCCGAATTGGTGAACGCTTCGCTGACCAACTTTTTCTTCTTTCGCGACGAGGAGGAAATCTATGGACCAAAGGTGGCCCATATATCGTTCCTTGAGTTCTTCGAGCATCGATATCAAATCAACATGGATGGAACGGTGGCCGCGTATAGGATGCCGTACCTGCTGGGCGGGACATCGGTTGTGTTCAAACAAGACTCCAAGTATTACGAACATTTCTACAGTAAACTTCGACAAGGAGTTGAATATGTTCCATTCAAACGGGATCTTACCGATTTACTCGCCAAAattaaagctgcaatggaggACGATGATGAAATGCTGGCAATCCGTGATAGTGCTAAGACATTTGTGGAGCAACACTTACTGCCGGAACAAATTTTGTGTTATTCTGCTTTGTTATTTACG gaATATGCAAAAAACATTGTCAGCAGTATTGGAGTTTTACCTGGAATGCAATTAGCAGAACAACCCGCTCTATCATCTAATTGTGAATGTACTTCATCGAGATATAGCGTTAAAGAGCGCGATGAGCTCTaa
- the LOC128740900 gene encoding cAMP-dependent protein kinase catalytic subunit beta-like, protein MLESPEKSTPTLKSVTALKSSPTLSAGRANAAKKFSGTGDYKLTLNRLKVEFEKRYSNPKVSSEARLEDYDVLKTLGTGAFGVVKLIRKKNTEQYFAMKVLSKEKIVRLKQLTHTLNEKRILQSVDFPFLVNLECCYKDNSFIYLAMPFISGGEMFSLLRKSKRFGEDQVRFYGAQVALALEYLHHMNLVYRDLKPENILIDTKGYVKITDFGFCKIVKDRTWTLCGTPEYLAPEIIQSKGYGKTVDWWSYGILLYEMVAGYAPFYSRTGDQIALFERICKGRVRYPTHVSSELRSLIQNLLQVDITKRYGNMKNGTTDIKQHVWFRTTNWIMLLNGDITAPFIPQVSGPGDASQFEIYDEQDIKVASKCLFIKEFADF, encoded by the exons ATGCTCGAGTCCCCGGAGAAGTCTACGCCAACGTTGAAAAGTGTAACCGCACTGAAGAGCAGCCCAACGCTGTCGGCCGGTCGAGCGAATGCGGCCAAGAAGTTTTCCGGTACAGGAGACTACAAGCTGACGCTGAACCGGTTGAAGGTCGAATTCGAGAAGCGATACAGCAATCCGAAGGTGTCCAGCGAGGCTCGGCTTGAAGACTACGACGTGCTTAAAACTCTCGGAACCGGTGCCTTCGGAGTGGTG AAATTAATACGCAAGAAGAATACCGAGCAGTACTTTGCGATGAAGGTCCTGTCCAAAGAGAAGATTGTACGGCTCAAGCAACTGACGCATACACTCAATGAAAAGCGGATACTGCAAAGTGTCGATTTTCCCTTTTTGGTCAATCTTGAGTGTTGCTACAAGGATAACTCCTTCATCTATCTAGCGATGCCTTTCATCTCCGGTGGTGAAATGTTTTCGTTGTTGAGAAAGTCGAAGCGGTTTGGTGAAGACCAAGTTAGATTTTACGGCGCCCAAGTAGCGCTAGCTTTAGAATATCTGCACCATATGAACCTCGTCTATCGTGATTTAAAGCCGGAAAATATACTTATTGACACAAAGGGCTACGTGAAGATTACAGATTTTGGTTTTTGCAAG ATTGTAAAAGACCGAACGTGGACActttgtggaacaccagaatATTTGGCTCCGGAAATTATTCAATCCAAAGGATACGGAAAAACCGTTGATTGGTGGTCATATGGCATCCTCCTGTATGAAATGGTAGCCGGTTATGCTCCGTTCTACTCTCGCACCGGGGACCAGATAGCTCTGTTCGAGCGAATCTGCAAAGGACGCGTTCGTTATCCAACGCACGTTAGCAGTGAACTTCGTAGCCTGATCCAGAACTTACTGCAAGTTGACATTACGAAACGGTACGGCAATATGAAGAACGGTACTACTGATATCAAGCAACACGTGTGGTTCCGTACAACCAACTGGATTATGCTCCTAAACGGGGATATTACTGCACCTTTCATTCCACAAGTTAGCGGTCCGGGCGATGCTTCCCAATTTGAGATTTACGACGAGCAAGATATAAAAGTAGCGTCAAAGTGTTTGTTCATTAAAGAATTCGCGGATTTTTAA
- the LOC128743547 gene encoding RING finger protein 121, which produces MNLHEPVDMLNKTIDDLTPEEKMRIEHMKLHEKHKGHESMHAEMIVILLVTLIIAQIVLVEWKKRHYKSYSLMTLVALWLIPFALCVRNQYWRFIFFWLIFSCITALVMRKALRKPVAGTTPRLVYKWFLFIYKLSYGLGILGYIIMVFTFFGLNYVFNQAPTVWMDVGFLLVFYGLYFGVLGRDVSEICADKMAAHIGYYTPKGIPTRHLERNVCAVCGNQLLTDVNETGVIEDTYKLSCDHVFHEFCIRGWCIIGKKQTCPYCKEKVDLKKMFCNPWERPHVLYGQLLDWIRWLVAWQPLILMIVHGINWALGLE; this is translated from the exons ATGAATCTACACGAGCCGGTCGATATGCTCAATAAA ACTATTGACGATCTCACGCCAGAGGAAAAGATGAG AATCGAGCACATGAAGCTGCACGAAAAACACAAAGGCCATGAATCGATGCACGCAGAGATGATTGTTATTCTGCTGGTCACATTGATCATAGCACAGATCGTTCTGGTGGAATGGAAGAAAAGGCACTACAAGTCATATTCG CTAATGACACTCGTGGCGCTCTGGTTAATACCATTTGCGCTTTGTGTGCGAAATCAGTATTGGCGCTTCATCTTCTTCTGGCTGATATTCAGCTGCATTACGGCACTGGTTATGCGGAAGGCACTGAGAAAACCGGTGGCTGGCACCACCCCACGGCTGGTTTACAAGTGGTTCTTATTTATCTACAAGCTAAGCTACGGTCTAGGAATACTCGGCTATATCATCATGGTGTTTACCTTTTTCGGGCTGAACTACGTCTTCAACCAGGCACCTACCGTTTGGATGGACGTAGGTTTTCTGTTGGTGTTCTACGGGTTGTATTTCGGGGTATTGGGAAGAGATGTTTCGGAAATTTGCGCCGATAAGATGGCAGCTCACATTGGG TATTACACACCAAAAGGCATACCCACCAGGCATTTGGAGCGAAATGTATGTGCCGTCTGTGGCAATCAGCTTCTAACAGACGTGAACGAGACGGGTGTCATAGAAGACACTTATAAATTATCCTGTGATCATGTGTTTCACGAATTTTGCATACGCGGTTGGTGCATCATCGGTAAAAAGCAAACTTGCCCGTACTGTAAAGAGAAAGTGGACCTCAAGAAAATGTTCTGCAATCC TTGGGAACGACCACACGTTCTGTACGGGCAGCTGCTAGATTGGATCCGATGGCTGGTGGCATGGCAACCGTTGATCCTAATGATTGTTCACGGAATCAACTGGGCACTAGGATTAGAATAG
- the LOC128743548 gene encoding 28S ribosomal protein S18b, mitochondrial, whose translation MSLLRVIGGEIFSAYRQGILSTQTRTLRIPSYLLAEEKSSSEAAAEEEQPDQAEQSNKKAESDPKDRTRVIPVETSIRYLLSEAYQQTYQGDPVWKQYRRNHKGIYAPLKTRKTCIRKGRISTGNPCPVCRDEYLVLDHRNLSLIKQFISDQTGEVLSYQITGLCQKRHLELLVAVERAKDCGMITFNVPFRHYDYLEYYPSLKQ comes from the coding sequence ATGTCATTACTTCGAGTGATAGGTGGTGAAATCTTTTCCGCATATCGTCAGGGAATTCTTTCAACTCAAACTCGAACATTGCGTATCCCGTCTTACCTATTGGCAGAGGAAAAAAGTTCGTCGGAAGCGGCAGCCGAAGAAGAACAACCAGATCAAGCTGAGCAATCCAATAAGAAAGCGGAGTCCGATCCGAAAGATCGCACCCGTGTCATTCCGGTTGAGACCAGTATTCGTTACCTACTAAGCGAAGCCTACCAGCAGACCTACCAAGGTGACCCAGTGTGGAAGCAGTATCGTCGGAACCACAAGGGTATTTATGCACCGCTGAAAACGCGTAAAACTTGCATTCGGAAGGGGAGGATTTCAACCGGCAATCCATGTCCCGTCTGCCGAGACGAGTATCTGGTGCTGGACCATAGAAACCTGAGCCTGATCAAACAGTTCATTTCGGATCAAACTGGTGAAGTGCTTAGCTATCAGATTACCGGACTCTGCCAGAAGCGGCACTTGGAACTGCTGGTAGCGGTCGAGCGCGCAAAAGATTGCGGTATGATCACGTTTAATGTTCCGTTTCGTCACTACGATTACTTGGAATACTATCCATCACTGAAACAGTAA